Proteins co-encoded in one Gossypium arboreum isolate Shixiya-1 chromosome 11, ASM2569848v2, whole genome shotgun sequence genomic window:
- the LOC108473733 gene encoding trihelix transcription factor GTL2, translated as MFDGVPDHLHQFIGASSASARTTTTLLLPLSFTSSNGFTSFDPLFTSSSNSHHQQVPPQLHHHHHHHHHHQQQQQQQQPQLLQSLHQQKNNEESTTSLVGMNMEINGRDQRSIAEPIDNLHHHHHPWSNDEVLALLKVRSSIENWFPEFTWEHVSRKLADLGFKRSADKCKEKFEEESRYFNSINCSKNYRIFSELEELYQAENPPPPPPPPPPPPPPHHHSQQQQVAVVADENNKNVEKSREDEDNMGQNLEADSRNIDELYQTSPANNTAMSSDQDNKKVVENKANYDDNKAAAAANNNKKRKRVKKLELFKGFCEDIVNKLMIQQEEMHNKLIEDMVKRDEEKVAREEAWKKQELDRINQELELRAKEQAIAGDRQATIIKFLSKFSQTGSSKKQCFGRVNEDVVKVPSECSNPPIASSSPLVAVAENPNPIVTDQNKVDQVSTTSPSSMNLAHQNKQSMPISMTESQAPQNPNPETPDTSSLAPQNPNSVSAESNPLPPTSPLTVNKAPQNPTSNEKEDLGKRWPRDEVLALINLRCSLYNNGDHEKEGTAIKAPLWERISQGMLELGYKRSAKRCKEKWENINKYFRKTKDINKKRSLDSRTCPYFHQLSTLYSQGTLIAPSDGPENRSPLPENHSKLPETGKDSCQRGDKDSTVHVSGGNETNMVIQVPGFEFEF; from the exons atgttTGATGGAGTGCCAGACCATCTTCATCAATTCATAGGAGCGTCATCAGCATCAGCTAGAACCACCACCACTCTCCTTCTCCctctctctttcacttcttcaaATGGTTTCACTTCCTTTGACCCTTTGTTCACTTCTTCATCAAACTCCCATCATCAGCAAGTGCCCCCTCAgctgcatcatcatcatcatcatcatcatcatcatcagcagcagcagcagcagcagcagcctCAGTTGTTGCAGTCATTGCACCAGCAGAAGAATAATGAAGAGAGTACCACCAGTTTGGTAGGTATGAACATGGAGATTAATGGAAGAGATCAGAGATCCATTGCTGAACCGATTGATaatcttcatcatcatcatcatccttGGTCTAATGATGAAGTCCTTGCACTGTTGAAGGTCAGATCTAGCATAGAAAATTGGTTCCCAGAATTCACTTGGGAACATGTCTCAAG GAAGTTGGCAGATCTTGGGTTCAAGAGGAGTGCAGACAAATGCAAAGAAAAATTTGAAGAAGAAAGCAGATATTTCAACAGCATCAATTGCAGCAAAAACTACAGGATCTTTAGTGAACTTGAAGAACTTTATCAAGCTGAGAATCCTCCACCTCCACCTCCACCTccgcctcctcctcctcctcctcatcATCATAGCCAGCAGCAGCAGGTGGCTGTTGTTGCAGATGAAAACAACAAAAATGTGGAAAAGTCAAGGGAAGATGAGGACAATATGGGTCAGAATTTGGAAGCTGATTCAAGAAATATTGATGAATTATATCAAACTTCACCAGCAAACAACACTGCAATGTCATCAGATCAGGATAACAAAAAAGTGGTTGAAAACAAAGCAAACTATGATGATAACAAGGCTGCTGCTGCTGCCAACAACAACAAGAAGAGGAAAAGGGTGAAGAAACTTGAGTTGTTCAAAGGGTTTTGTGAAGATATTGTGAACAAGTTGATGATCCAACAGGAAGAGATGCATAATAAGCTGATTGAAGATATGGTGAAGAGAGATgaagaaaaagttgcaagagaAGAAGCTTGGAAGAAGCAAGAGCTGGATAGGATTAACCAGGAGCTTGAACTTAGAGCCAAGGAACAAGCTATTGCTGGTGATAGACAGGCCACCATAATCAAATTCTTGAGCAAATTTTCACAAACTGGATCCTCTAAGAAGCAATGTTTTGGAAGGGTTAATGAAGATGTTGTCAAGGTACCAAGTGAATGTTCAAATCCTCCTATTGCTTCTTCATCTCCTTTAGTGGCAGTAGCAGAAAACCCTAATCCCATTGTCACTGACCAAAACAAAGTTGATCAAGTTTCTACCACTTCTCCATCTTCTATGAACCTCGCCCATCAAAACAAACAAAGCATGCCCATATCCATGACAGAAAGTCAAGCTCCTCAAAACCCTAATCCGGAAACACCTGATACTTCATCATTAGCTCCGCAAAACCCTAATTCTGTCAGTGCTGAAAGCAATCCATTACCGCCCACTTCACCATTGACGGTAAATAAAGCTCCCCAAAACCCTACGTCCAATGAGAAAGAAGATCTTGGAAAGAGATGGCCAAGAGATGAAGTGTTGGCATTAATAAACCTGAGGTGCAGTCTTTATAACAACGGTGACCATGAGAAGGAAGGAACAGCCATAAAAGCTCCTCTATGGGAAAGAATCTCACAAGGGATGTTAGAATTGGGCTACAAGAGAAGTGCAAAGAGGTGCAAAGAGAAATGGGAAAACATAAACAAGTACTTCAGAAAAACCAAAGATATCAACAAGAAGAGGTCCCTTGACTCAAGGACATGCCCTTATTTTCATCAATTAAGCACTTTGTACAGTCAAGGAACACTTATAGCACCTTCTGATGGGCCGGAAAATCGCTCGCCGTTGCCGGAAAACCACTCAAAATTGCCAGAAACCGGTAAGGATTCATGTCAAAGGGGAGACAAGGATTCAACTGTGCATGTTTCGGGAGGTAATGAGACAAACATGGTTATTCAAGTACCAGGTTTTGAATTTGAATTCTGA